One part of the Syntrophorhabdaceae bacterium genome encodes these proteins:
- a CDS encoding saccharopine dehydrogenase NADP-binding domain-containing protein, with protein sequence MKVLCLGAGAMGRAAAKTAVDFKEIAAMTIADLDGDAAKAAADQCGPKAGSCAISVLDRAALVALMRQHDGVLNCVGPFFRFAVPVLTSAIEAGVHYFDICDDPEPTRDMLDLGKEAEKAGITAVVGLGATPGITNMLAQKIHGMLTSTEELHAAWNIEEKTAEGTNKLEYSAAIVHWMKQCSGRILERRSGELTPVGPLREVMLDYPGRGTRKVWTVGHPEPVSFSWSYPEIRNSSCYMVMPGLAADYFQKLSEQIDRGALTLEEAGHKLIEWSQEDSLIERGIAALYSLFEGPRLPLLFALAKGEREGKRMTIAATLKAMPRDMATMTGVPLAIGLHQFAEGRIAKKGVLTPEIALDGDRFFAELAPFCIYPREVREEELLDITEEEG encoded by the coding sequence ATGAAAGTTTTGTGTCTTGGGGCAGGGGCTATGGGGAGGGCGGCCGCGAAAACAGCGGTTGATTTTAAAGAAATTGCAGCCATGACCATTGCGGACCTCGATGGCGATGCGGCAAAGGCGGCGGCGGACCAGTGCGGACCGAAGGCGGGTTCGTGCGCCATCTCCGTGTTGGACCGGGCGGCGCTCGTGGCCCTCATGAGGCAGCACGATGGGGTCCTCAACTGCGTGGGGCCCTTCTTCCGGTTTGCCGTGCCTGTCCTCACGTCGGCCATAGAGGCAGGGGTACATTATTTCGATATCTGCGATGATCCGGAGCCCACCAGGGATATGCTCGATCTGGGAAAAGAAGCGGAAAAGGCGGGCATTACCGCGGTGGTCGGGCTCGGAGCGACTCCGGGCATCACCAACATGCTCGCTCAGAAGATTCACGGCATGCTCACCTCGACGGAAGAGCTCCATGCCGCCTGGAATATAGAGGAAAAAACCGCGGAGGGAACGAACAAGCTCGAATATTCGGCGGCCATCGTCCACTGGATGAAGCAATGTTCCGGAAGGATCCTCGAAAGGAGATCGGGCGAGCTCACACCGGTGGGCCCTTTGAGAGAGGTAATGCTCGATTACCCCGGACGGGGGACAAGAAAGGTATGGACCGTGGGTCATCCCGAGCCTGTCTCTTTTTCATGGTCCTATCCGGAGATTCGCAATTCGTCCTGTTATATGGTTATGCCGGGGCTCGCCGCCGATTATTTTCAAAAGCTTTCGGAGCAGATCGACAGAGGGGCGCTCACCCTCGAAGAGGCGGGACACAAGCTTATCGAGTGGTCGCAGGAGGATTCCCTGATCGAGCGGGGAATTGCCGCCCTTTACAGCCTGTTCGAGGGTCCCCGCCTTCCCCTCCTTTTCGCCCTCGCCAAAGGGGAGAGGGAAGGGAAAAGGATGACCATAGCCGCGACCCTGAAGGCAATGCCGCGAGACATGGCAACGATGACGGGCGTTCCGCTCGCCATCGGGCTTCACCAGTTCGCGGAAGGGAGGATAGCAAAAAAAGGAGTGCTCACGCCTGAGATCGCCCTCGACGGCGACCGGTTTTTTGCCGAGCTCGCGCCCTTTTGCATCTATCCCCGGGAGGTGAGAGAGGAAGAGCTTCTCGATATCACGGAGGAAGAAGGATAA
- a CDS encoding MBL fold metallo-hydrolase, with protein MKVHFWGTRGSLPASITSGAVRKKIVKALSAARGREFINDAEIEQFLDERHAAGDLPFSTVGTYGVNTSCLQIAGGNEYVLCDAGTGIRDFGDHLLRLTDAGPSTFHIFMSHLHWDHIQGFPFFGPAYRPGNRITIYGLHKELEKAFTGQQEYPYFPVPLKAMAADIRFVPLEPDREYEIAGFAVTAKTQDHPGVSYGYRFEREGKALVYSTDCEHKGDAFEGYAFLDFFAGADLLVFEAQYPLLEAISSKENWGHSSNIMAVEFSVRAKVKRLCLFHHDPAFDDESLDKFLNDTMRYLKIYAESSLLRIDLAYDGLEIEL; from the coding sequence GTGAAAGTCCATTTCTGGGGTACTCGGGGGTCGCTGCCCGCGTCAATTACATCCGGCGCGGTGAGAAAAAAGATCGTCAAGGCCCTTTCCGCGGCGCGGGGCAGGGAGTTTATCAACGATGCAGAGATAGAGCAATTCCTCGACGAGCGCCATGCCGCAGGAGACCTTCCCTTCTCAACCGTGGGGACTTACGGGGTCAATACATCCTGTCTTCAGATCGCAGGCGGCAATGAGTACGTGCTCTGTGATGCGGGCACGGGCATACGCGATTTCGGCGACCACCTGCTGCGGCTTACGGACGCCGGGCCTTCGACATTCCATATCTTCATGTCCCACCTTCATTGGGACCACATCCAGGGATTCCCTTTTTTCGGCCCTGCCTACAGGCCGGGAAACCGCATCACCATTTATGGTCTCCACAAAGAACTTGAAAAGGCATTCACCGGGCAGCAGGAATATCCCTATTTCCCCGTCCCCTTAAAGGCCATGGCCGCGGACATCCGGTTTGTGCCCTTAGAGCCCGACCGGGAATATGAGATTGCGGGCTTCGCCGTAACTGCCAAGACACAAGACCACCCCGGTGTCTCCTACGGCTACCGCTTTGAAAGAGAGGGAAAAGCCCTCGTCTACTCCACGGACTGCGAGCACAAAGGCGACGCCTTCGAGGGCTACGCCTTTCTCGACTTCTTCGCCGGCGCCGACCTCCTCGTCTTCGAAGCCCAGTACCCTCTCCTCGAAGCCATCTCCTCAAAAGAAAACTGGGGCCATTCGAGCAACATCATGGCCGTGGAGTTCAGCGTACGCGCAAAAGTGAAGCGCCTCTGCCTCTTCCACCACGATCCCGCCTTCGACGACGAGAGCCTCGATAAATTCCTCAATGATACAATGCGATATCTCAAGATCTACGCCGAATCGTCCCTCCTCCGGATAGACCTGGCATACGATGGGCTGGAAATAGAGCTGTAG
- a CDS encoding adenylate/guanylate cyclase domain-containing protein produces MKKILIPILFGVASTLLFSFFSVTKFLPFERLELLLHDMRYQIHGKSNAPGEITIVGIDDRDIERLGRWPWERERIATLIERLSEMGAKVIVSDIILSEPSRGDERLEETVRGSGRVILPMVFSFGSEQRKSDDEALLGSAFSLVKNPERLRLFPPVSAASVLLPLERLSAGASALGHINMFPDKDGVLRWEAMALEYDGEIYPSIDIQAARLFLGLPAGQMVLLATHGVKLGDLLIPTDQWGRSLIHYYGPEKTFPYLSASDIFDGTQNTVKVKDKIVILGVTAVGIYDLRVTPASPAMPGVEKHAHVIASILHNHFVVKADNVVNLAIVLISGMFFLALSLRVKALWGALLCLGAVAALFVATYSLFFQRGLWIGLSYPANNILVIYLAVTAYRYTTEERYAKRIRNMFSSYVTEKIVNELIKNPSLARLGGERREVTVLFSDVKDFTSFSEKYPAEEVVAMLNEYLGEMTHIILAWDGTVDKFVGDMIVAFWGAPVPQENHAALAVQCALHMRKRLRELQKKWGIEGKPVLDAGIGINTGEVVVGNIGAEGKKMEYTVIGDNVNLGSRVEGLTRKYDAPIMITEPTLDAIRTLIDKGSLKSLEVRGLEEVIVKGRTTPVCIYELKAREEGERSLVIECETKEIVSYTEK; encoded by the coding sequence ATGAAGAAAATCCTCATACCCATCCTTTTCGGCGTGGCGAGCACCCTGCTCTTCTCGTTTTTTTCCGTCACGAAATTCCTTCCTTTCGAACGGCTCGAGCTCCTGCTCCACGACATGAGGTACCAGATCCACGGGAAGAGCAATGCCCCCGGGGAAATCACTATTGTGGGGATCGACGACCGGGATATCGAGAGGTTGGGGAGGTGGCCCTGGGAGAGGGAGCGGATCGCGACCCTCATCGAGAGACTCTCGGAGATGGGTGCAAAGGTCATCGTTTCGGACATAATCTTGAGCGAACCATCACGGGGCGATGAGCGGCTCGAAGAGACGGTGAGGGGGTCGGGCCGGGTGATCCTCCCCATGGTATTCTCTTTTGGGAGCGAGCAGAGGAAGAGCGATGACGAGGCCCTCCTGGGGAGCGCCTTTTCCTTGGTAAAGAACCCGGAGAGGCTCCGCCTCTTTCCGCCTGTCTCTGCCGCGAGCGTGCTCCTTCCCCTGGAAAGGCTCTCCGCGGGCGCCTCCGCCCTCGGTCACATCAACATGTTCCCCGACAAAGACGGGGTCTTGCGGTGGGAGGCCATGGCCCTTGAATATGACGGCGAGATCTATCCCTCCATCGATATTCAGGCCGCCAGGCTCTTCCTCGGTCTCCCCGCGGGGCAGATGGTCCTTCTCGCCACACATGGGGTGAAGCTCGGCGATCTGCTCATACCCACGGACCAGTGGGGAAGGTCCCTTATCCATTACTACGGGCCCGAGAAGACCTTTCCCTATCTGTCCGCCTCCGATATTTTCGACGGCACACAAAATACGGTGAAAGTTAAAGACAAGATCGTGATACTTGGGGTGACGGCGGTGGGCATCTACGACCTCAGGGTGACCCCCGCCTCTCCGGCCATGCCCGGCGTGGAGAAGCATGCCCACGTCATCGCCTCGATCCTCCATAATCATTTTGTGGTAAAAGCGGATAATGTCGTCAACCTCGCGATCGTCCTCATCTCAGGGATGTTTTTCCTGGCCCTGAGCCTACGGGTAAAGGCCCTCTGGGGTGCCCTTCTCTGTCTCGGCGCGGTTGCCGCCCTTTTTGTCGCGACCTATTCCCTCTTTTTTCAGCGGGGACTCTGGATCGGCCTCAGCTATCCGGCGAACAATATCCTCGTCATTTATCTCGCCGTTACCGCCTACCGGTATACGACCGAGGAGAGGTACGCGAAGAGGATCAGGAATATGTTTTCGAGCTACGTCACGGAAAAGATCGTGAACGAGCTGATAAAGAACCCGAGCCTCGCGAGGCTCGGAGGGGAAAGGAGAGAGGTCACGGTCCTCTTCTCCGACGTAAAGGATTTTACGAGCTTCTCGGAAAAATATCCCGCGGAAGAGGTGGTGGCCATGCTCAACGAGTACCTGGGTGAGATGACCCACATCATCCTCGCCTGGGACGGCACAGTCGATAAATTCGTGGGCGATATGATCGTTGCCTTCTGGGGGGCGCCCGTGCCCCAGGAAAACCACGCGGCCCTTGCCGTGCAATGCGCCCTTCATATGAGGAAAAGGCTTCGGGAGCTTCAAAAAAAATGGGGAATCGAGGGCAAGCCCGTACTCGATGCGGGCATCGGCATCAACACCGGAGAGGTGGTGGTGGGCAACATTGGCGCCGAGGGCAAGAAGATGGAATATACGGTCATAGGCGACAATGTGAACCTGGGCTCCCGCGTGGAGGGGCTTACGAGGAAGTACGATGCCCCGATCATGATTACCGAGCCCACCCTCGACGCCATACGTACCCTGATCGATAAGGGAAGCCTGAAAAGCCTTGAGGTGAGAGGCCTCGAAGAGGTGATCGTAAAGGGCAGGACCACGCCCGTATGCATCTACGAGCTTAAAGCGCGTGAAGAAGGAGAAAGGTCTCTCGTCATCGAGTGCGAGACAAAAGAGATAGTTTCCTATACGGAAAAATAG
- a CDS encoding carboxylesterase/lipase family protein, whose product MADKTRIAALIVFILSFIACPGCMKNPSVKRPTPSGPVIGIVEKNVEIFRGIPYAEPPMGENRWKEPRPVRQWKEDLPCREFRPACIQPQVSELDGGGEVGRTSEDCLYLNIWAPEKAAGKPLLPVMVWIHGGAFMTGAGSLAGYSGAGLAREGVVVVTLNYRLGPFGFLAHPALSAESPSGTSGNYGILDQMEALRWVKKNIASFGGDPERVTLFGESAGALSISALLLSPSAQGLFHRAILQSGAPTGNRYVMPAAHGSMREALTMGKELAARLGSDKEKDVAGAMRRKTPEEIMSAAATSLEFIFKKEGLLFAPVIDGRLLPAEPERLLSEGKIPHIPLIVGTNRDEASLFTDGLSPALYQSWLRENFGNPAEEILRLFPLDEKEGIDSPSNRFLGALWFFGPARSLARAVARKGGKAYLYSFTHVPEKGLLKEYGAFHGQEIEYVFGNLGIILPTDYDRSLSRTMMEYWVAFAATGDPNARRLPRWPAYDEKKDVSMELGAIVGPRAGLSKKECDFVEKLRYGGKDKGR is encoded by the coding sequence ATGGCCGACAAAACGCGAATCGCCGCCCTCATCGTCTTTATCCTGTCCTTCATCGCGTGCCCGGGCTGCATGAAGAACCCCTCTGTAAAGCGGCCCACGCCGAGCGGCCCGGTAATCGGCATAGTGGAGAAGAATGTGGAGATCTTCCGGGGCATTCCTTATGCGGAGCCCCCGATGGGAGAGAACCGCTGGAAGGAACCCCGGCCCGTAAGGCAGTGGAAGGAAGATCTCCCGTGCAGAGAATTCCGGCCGGCCTGTATTCAGCCCCAGGTATCGGAGCTGGACGGCGGGGGCGAGGTGGGCAGGACCTCCGAAGATTGTCTCTATCTCAATATCTGGGCCCCTGAGAAGGCAGCGGGCAAACCCCTTCTCCCGGTGATGGTGTGGATCCACGGAGGGGCGTTCATGACAGGGGCGGGCTCTTTGGCGGGATATTCAGGTGCAGGGCTCGCACGGGAGGGCGTGGTGGTCGTGACCCTCAACTACCGCCTCGGGCCCTTCGGTTTCCTCGCCCATCCCGCCCTATCCGCTGAATCGCCTTCCGGCACCTCGGGCAATTACGGGATCCTCGATCAAATGGAGGCCTTGCGATGGGTGAAGAAGAATATCGCCTCCTTCGGGGGAGACCCGGAACGGGTGACCCTTTTCGGCGAATCCGCGGGAGCCCTTTCAATAAGCGCCCTTCTTCTCTCTCCTTCTGCGCAAGGTCTTTTTCATCGTGCGATCCTCCAAAGCGGGGCCCCCACCGGCAACCGCTATGTCATGCCTGCCGCACACGGTTCCATGAGGGAGGCCCTTACCATGGGCAAGGAACTTGCCGCACGCCTCGGCTCGGATAAAGAGAAAGACGTGGCAGGGGCCATGAGGAGAAAGACGCCCGAAGAGATCATGTCGGCAGCCGCGACTTCTCTCGAATTTATCTTCAAGAAGGAAGGCCTTCTTTTCGCGCCCGTAATCGATGGGCGGCTCCTGCCCGCGGAGCCGGAGAGGCTCCTTTCCGAAGGTAAGATCCCTCATATACCCCTCATAGTGGGTACGAACAGGGACGAGGCATCTCTTTTTACAGACGGCCTTTCCCCGGCCCTCTACCAGAGCTGGCTCCGGGAAAATTTCGGCAACCCTGCCGAAGAGATCCTTCGCCTTTTCCCCCTCGATGAGAAGGAGGGGATAGATTCCCCCTCCAACCGGTTTCTCGGCGCCCTCTGGTTTTTCGGGCCTGCCCGCTCCCTTGCGAGGGCCGTGGCCCGGAAGGGGGGTAAGGCTTATCTCTATTCCTTTACCCATGTTCCGGAAAAGGGGCTCCTGAAGGAATACGGCGCCTTTCACGGGCAGGAGATCGAGTATGTGTTCGGAAACCTGGGCATCATCCTGCCCACCGACTATGACCGCTCCCTCTCACGGACCATGATGGAATATTGGGTTGCCTTCGCGGCCACAGGCGACCCCAACGCGAGGAGACTGCCCCGCTGGCCTGCCTATGACGAGAAGAAAGATGTATCCATGGAATTAGGCGCCATAGTGGGCCCGAGAGCGGGACTCAGCAAGAAAGAGTGCGACTTCGTGGAGAAGCTGAGGTACGGAGGGAAGGATAAAGGCAGGTAG
- a CDS encoding FecR family protein — protein sequence MNMCGSIRKFILWLVVFQLFFPLQLLAEGVGKVIDVRGEVALKRASGTAKPQVNDPVFVKDTLRAGEKSRAKLLLVNNTQVSVGSGSSLEITEFLVKDGKESGALSLTSGAVHTKILKALTPEARFEVRTPNAVAGARGTEWLSVVTAGTGAVPPKSDFYTFEEKISVVNPEFPDKGVVVKAGEYTEVVKGFPPTAPVAFSVAAILGVLAELGVSAPGAAGGANSAAGQAGSTEGAGAAAGMGAGTMVGIAAGAALLIGGVIAATGSGGGGAGVGLTTTHRNPNPYPVR from the coding sequence ATGAATATGTGCGGATCGATCAGGAAATTTATCTTATGGCTGGTGGTGTTTCAATTATTCTTTCCCCTTCAGCTCCTCGCGGAAGGGGTGGGGAAGGTTATTGATGTGCGGGGGGAGGTCGCCCTCAAAAGGGCTTCGGGGACTGCAAAGCCTCAAGTCAACGATCCGGTGTTCGTGAAGGATACCTTGAGGGCAGGGGAGAAATCCCGGGCAAAACTCCTTCTCGTCAATAATACCCAGGTAAGCGTAGGGTCGGGATCCTCCCTCGAGATCACCGAATTCCTCGTAAAGGACGGCAAGGAATCAGGCGCCCTGTCCCTCACCTCCGGTGCGGTGCATACGAAAATCCTTAAGGCCCTGACTCCTGAGGCGCGGTTCGAGGTCCGCACCCCGAACGCGGTTGCCGGCGCCCGGGGCACGGAGTGGCTCTCGGTCGTGACAGCCGGGACAGGAGCAGTGCCCCCAAAATCGGATTTCTATACATTTGAAGAGAAAATATCGGTAGTCAACCCTGAATTCCCCGATAAGGGCGTGGTGGTCAAGGCGGGAGAGTATACCGAGGTAGTCAAAGGTTTCCCGCCCACGGCCCCGGTGGCCTTCAGCGTTGCGGCCATTCTGGGAGTTCTTGCGGAGTTGGGGGTCTCGGCGCCCGGTGCAGCTGGGGGCGCGAATTCGGCAGCGGGTCAGGCCGGTAGTACTGAGGGAGCGGGTGCGGCGGCAGGAATGGGAGCGGGCACCATGGTCGGCATTGCAGCCGGTGCGGCCCTCCTGATAGGCGGCGTCATCGCAGCCACCGGCAGTGGAGGAGGCGGTGCGGGCGTTGGCCTCACCACGACCCACAGGAACCCGAACCCTTATCCTGTAAGATAA
- a CDS encoding response regulator: MNGQSAGSGPGSGIGYEPAQGPAPRRLARLALLPIPLLAAAIIAGRAASLSESYTSETLTLILSFTFYTLVSLGTLFLIGRSFLASGMPGLLLLECGVVLWSLAGTVGDAVSRGDANINVTIFNVTILLAGLCHLAGATLSMRKHRPLRAKPLWLGVSCALALAALWLVTQAALANWLPVFFISGQGGTPVRYCVLISAIATFVLSAGLLLTHQRTERAPFASWYALALLLLATGLFGVMIQLSLGSVVNWLGRIAQWLGGVYLLIAASAALRESDLPLIPSVEKPLPERYRYGVAVAIVLAAAAVRFALSPTLGAQTSFLIFYPAVVLAALYGGRRAGFLATVLSALIVNYFWIGPPGRFAIGNPADRVNLLFFFLSCTMICFVVDSMYKARARLILHQDHLEDLVQNRTAELEREVVERKQVEEALRESEGRLALAAGVTRIGMFDWTLATGKVLWTQAHDAIFGYALPTTTATTTTNTTTEHDYRRWADRVHPEDLPLVEGESLRCIKERKPLELQYRIIWPDGSLHWVETRGVCLYDSDDKAHRMLGVIIDITDRKRADIELANATTIAVNRAMELEAVMQAVPAFVFITHDPDSRYMRGNRATHDLVGVPLLANVSISAPQGEQPTTFRVMRDGREIPVDQLPVQQAARGREIRDYEFDLVFTDGTTRSLIGNATPLKDPYGTPNGAIGAFIDITARKQAEEALQRAHHELELRVEERTEELRKAYESLKEETKEREQVESRLRQSQKMEAIGTLAGGIAHDFNNILAAILGFTEMAVDDTLDRPEVGRSLQNVLKSAMRARDLVKQILAFSRKSNYERTPLSLTPLIKETVQLLRASIPATIEIKLTHAASSDTILASAVEVQQILMNLATNASLAMQEKGGILEISLTDIEFAPDSPVVEPDALPGEYLQLAVKDTGAGMSPGVMKRVFEPFFTTREVGQGTGMGLAVVYGIVKDLQGTITVESEPGAGSTFRVLLPKIKSEAIEEMPRTVGSSEGRERILFVDDEQMLVLWAEQVLSKLGYTVMTMTDSAEALEAFSSDPTRFDLIITDHTMSGMTGVQLSKEILRIRSDIPIILCTGHSETASPEIAREAGIREYLMKPLTKQELAEAVQKVLDARKEE; this comes from the coding sequence ATGAACGGTCAGAGCGCCGGCAGTGGTCCTGGTTCCGGGATCGGGTATGAACCGGCACAGGGGCCAGCGCCGCGAAGACTAGCGCGCCTCGCCTTGCTGCCGATTCCGCTTTTGGCCGCGGCCATCATCGCGGGAAGGGCGGCGAGCCTGAGCGAATCCTACACGTCCGAGACTCTGACGCTCATCCTGAGTTTCACCTTCTACACGTTGGTCTCGCTGGGCACCCTCTTTCTCATCGGCCGGAGTTTCCTGGCGTCAGGTATGCCGGGGCTCCTGCTTCTGGAGTGCGGGGTGGTCCTCTGGAGCCTGGCCGGCACGGTGGGGGACGCCGTCTCCCGCGGCGATGCGAATATCAATGTCACCATCTTCAATGTCACCATCTTGCTGGCGGGACTGTGCCACCTGGCGGGCGCCACCCTCTCGATGCGGAAGCATCGACCGCTGCGTGCCAAGCCTCTGTGGCTGGGAGTAAGCTGCGCCCTCGCCCTCGCCGCGTTGTGGCTGGTAACGCAGGCGGCGCTGGCAAACTGGTTGCCCGTTTTTTTTATTTCAGGACAGGGAGGCACGCCGGTACGCTACTGCGTGCTCATCTCGGCCATCGCCACGTTCGTGCTTTCCGCCGGTTTGCTCCTCACCCACCAGCGCACCGAGCGCGCACCCTTTGCCTCCTGGTACGCCCTCGCATTGCTTCTCCTGGCGACCGGGCTATTCGGCGTAATGATCCAGTTGTCCCTCGGCAGTGTAGTGAATTGGCTGGGCCGCATAGCGCAGTGGCTCGGCGGGGTCTATCTGCTCATTGCCGCCTCCGCCGCACTCCGCGAATCGGATCTGCCACTTATACCGTCGGTGGAAAAGCCGCTTCCGGAACGCTACCGCTACGGGGTGGCCGTAGCGATTGTGCTTGCGGCTGCAGCCGTGCGATTTGCGCTGTCACCGACTCTTGGAGCACAGACCTCTTTTCTTATTTTCTATCCTGCCGTAGTACTGGCCGCCCTCTACGGGGGCCGCCGTGCCGGCTTCCTCGCAACCGTTCTTTCGGCCCTTATTGTCAATTATTTCTGGATCGGACCCCCGGGCCGCTTCGCTATCGGGAACCCGGCCGATCGGGTGAACCTGCTCTTCTTTTTTTTGAGCTGCACGATGATCTGCTTCGTTGTCGATTCGATGTACAAGGCCCGGGCCCGCCTGATCCTGCATCAGGACCACCTGGAGGACCTGGTGCAAAACCGGACTGCCGAGTTGGAACGGGAAGTGGTCGAGCGCAAGCAGGTGGAAGAGGCACTACGCGAGAGTGAGGGGCGCCTCGCACTGGCTGCCGGCGTCACCCGAATCGGCATGTTCGACTGGACGCTCGCCACGGGCAAAGTGCTTTGGACTCAGGCTCATGATGCCATCTTCGGCTACGCCCTGCCTACTACTACCGCGACCACCACTACCAATACCACTACGGAACACGACTATCGCAGATGGGCAGACCGGGTTCATCCGGAGGACCTGCCGCTCGTCGAAGGGGAGTCACTCCGCTGTATAAAGGAGCGTAAGCCGCTCGAGCTACAGTATCGGATCATCTGGCCCGACGGCAGCCTGCATTGGGTTGAGACCAGAGGCGTCTGCCTGTACGATTCGGACGACAAAGCCCACCGCATGCTCGGCGTAATCATTGACATCACCGACCGGAAGCGTGCTGACATTGAACTGGCAAATGCTACGACTATCGCGGTCAACCGGGCTATGGAACTGGAGGCGGTAATGCAGGCCGTTCCCGCCTTTGTGTTTATTACCCACGATCCTGATAGCAGGTACATGAGGGGCAACCGCGCCACCCACGATTTGGTCGGCGTGCCCCTGCTGGCTAACGTCTCCATATCAGCACCTCAGGGAGAGCAGCCCACGACTTTCCGCGTCATGAGGGATGGACGAGAAATACCGGTCGATCAGCTTCCCGTCCAACAGGCAGCGCGGGGTCGTGAGATAAGAGACTACGAATTCGACCTCGTTTTTACAGATGGGACCACGCGCTCCCTCATCGGCAACGCCACCCCGCTCAAAGATCCCTATGGAACTCCCAATGGCGCCATTGGCGCTTTTATTGACATCACTGCACGCAAACAAGCTGAAGAGGCCCTTCAAAGAGCTCACCATGAGCTTGAACTGCGCGTCGAAGAACGCACCGAGGAACTGCGCAAAGCATACGAAAGCCTGAAGGAGGAAACGAAGGAGCGCGAGCAGGTAGAATCACGGCTCCGCCAATCTCAGAAGATGGAGGCCATCGGTACCCTCGCGGGAGGGATCGCCCATGACTTCAACAACATCCTTGCGGCGATCCTCGGGTTCACGGAGATGGCGGTGGATGACACCTTAGACCGTCCGGAGGTAGGAAGAAGCCTGCAGAACGTCCTCAAATCGGCAATGAGGGCGAGAGACCTGGTGAAGCAGATCCTCGCCTTCAGTAGAAAAAGCAACTACGAGAGAACGCCCCTGTCCCTCACGCCTCTCATCAAAGAAACCGTTCAACTCCTCAGGGCTTCCATACCCGCCACCATCGAGATCAAACTTACTCACGCCGCATCCTCGGATACGATCCTCGCCTCCGCGGTCGAGGTGCAGCAGATTCTCATGAACCTCGCCACCAACGCCTCCCTTGCCATGCAGGAGAAAGGTGGAATATTGGAGATAAGCCTCACCGATATCGAATTCGCGCCGGACTCGCCCGTAGTGGAGCCGGATGCGCTGCCGGGAGAATACCTGCAGCTCGCAGTGAAGGATACCGGGGCAGGCATGAGCCCCGGGGTGATGAAGCGGGTCTTCGAGCCTTTCTTTACCACCCGGGAAGTGGGACAAGGCACCGGCATGGGTCTTGCGGTCGTCTACGGGATCGTCAAGGACCTCCAGGGCACCATCACCGTAGAGAGCGAGCCCGGGGCAGGATCTACCTTCCGGGTTCTTCTTCCCAAGATAAAGAGCGAAGCAATTGAAGAGATGCCCCGCACGGTCGGGTCGTCTGAAGGCAGGGAGCGCATCCTCTTTGTCGATGATGAACAGATGCTCGTCTTATGGGCTGAGCAGGTCCTTTCAAAACTCGGCTATACGGTAATGACCATGACCGACAGCGCCGAGGCCCTTGAAGCCTTTTCTTCCGATCCCACGCGCTTCGACCTTATCATCACCGACCATACCATGTCCGGAATGACCGGGGTTCAGCTCTCCAAAGAGATTCTCAGGATACGATCCGATATCCCCATCATCCTCTGCACCGGTCACAGCGAGACGGCTTCACCGGAGATCGCAAGGGAGGCGGGGATCAGAGAATACCTCATGAAACCCCTTACAAAACAGGAACTGGCTGAGGCGGTGCAGAAAGTACTTGATGCACGCAAGGAAGAATAA